In one window of Temnothorax longispinosus isolate EJ_2023e chromosome 11, Tlon_JGU_v1, whole genome shotgun sequence DNA:
- the Mats gene encoding MOB kinase activator-like 1: MSFLFGSRSSKTFKPKKNIPEGTHQYDLMKHAAATLGSGNLRLAVMLPEGEDLNEWVAVNTVDFFNQINMLYGTITEFCTEESCPIMSAGPKYEYHWADGHTVKKPIKCSAPKYIDYLMTWVQDQLDDETLFPSKIGVPFPKNFLSIAKTILKRLFRVYAHIYHQHFSEVVQLGEEAHLNTSFKHFIFFVQEFNLIERRELAPLQELIEKLTAKDAR, translated from the exons ATGAGTTTCCTATT TGGGAGCAGGTCTTCGAAGACCTTTAAACCAAAGAAAAATATCCCGGAGGGCACTCATCAGTACGACCTGATGAAACATGCCGCTGCTACGCTAGGCTCCGGTAATTTGCGACTGGCCGTTATGCTTCCTGAAGGAGAGGATCTGAACGAGTGGGTCGCCGTTAACA CCGTTGATTTTTTCAATCAAATCAACATGCTGTACGGCACCATCACAGAATTCTGCACGGAGGAGAGTTGTCCCATCATGTCGGCCGGACCGAAGTACGAATATCACTGGGCCGACGGCCACACAGTGAAAAAGCCTATCAAATGCTCGGCACCCAAATACATAGACTACTTAATGACCTGGGTGCAAGATCAATTGGACGACGAGACTCTATTTCCATCCAAAATCg GAGTTCCTTTCCCTAAAAATTTCTTGTCTATCGCGAAGACTATCCTGAAGCGGTTATTCAGAGTGTACGCTCACATCTACCATCAACACTTTAGCGAAGTCGTGCAGCTCGGCGAGGAGGCGCACTTAAACACGTCGTTCAAGCATTTCATATTCTTCGTTCAG GAATTTAATTTGATCGAGAGAAGAGAATTGGCGCCTCTGCAAGAGCTAATAGAGAAACTGACGGCGAAAGACGCGCGATGA
- the Glo gene encoding heterogeneous nuclear ribonucleoprotein H2 isoform X2, with protein MSSGSGDHEEEGYVVKVRGLPWSTTVDEIMKFFGDCSISNGKNGVHMTTSREGRPSGEAYVEMDTPEDIEKACKRDRDHMGHRYIEVFKAKRGEMEWVVKRSGLNLENAMDDGCVRLRGLPFGCSKEEIAQFFSGLEILPNGISLPTDYTGRSTGEAYVQFVNKDVAERALQKHKEKIGHRYIEIFRSSLSEVRASIGPKMRGGPMGGFNQRPAPYTRGDRFGGMNRFSNNGRGSRNRDFDNGPWGGSGNNYGSRGGNMGMRGSMDMKGGNYRGGNNDSWGGNSGVYSIHMRGLPFKATEQDIADFFRPIEPVNVRIILENGGRPSGEADVEFATHEEALKAMCKDKSHMSHRYIELFMNSTGGSSSMSLSGIGNFCGGLGTNNFRPAYSPNNRGFNSQLGGNNYNSF; from the exons ATGTCGAGCGGCAGTGGGGATCACGAGGAGGAAGGATACGTTGTTAAGGTGCGCGGGCTGCCGTGGTCCACCACCGTGGACGAGATCATGAAGTTCTTCGGCGACTGTTCAATCTCGAATGGCAAGAATGGAGTTCATATGACTACGTCTCGTGAGGGACGCCCCAGTGGGGAAGCCTATGTGGAAATGGATACTCCGGAAGATATCGAGAAGGCATGCAAAAGAGATAGGGATCATATGGGCCATCGCTATATTGAAg tttttaaagcAAAACGCGGCGAGATGGAATGGGTCGTGAAGAGGAGCGGTCTTAATTTGGAGAACGCGATGGACGACGGTTGCGTGAGATTGCGCGGCCTGCCTTTTGGTTGTTCGAAAGAGGAAATTGCGCAATTCTTCTCAG GGTTGGAGATTTTGCCGAACGGGATTTCACTACCGACAGACTACACGGGCCGCAGTACTGGGGAGGCTTACGTTCAATTTGTTAACAAAGATGTTGCGGAGCGCGCTCTGCAGAAACACAAGGAAAAGATAGGACACAG ATATATCGAGATCTTCCGAAGCAGTTTATCCGAGGTACGCGCTAGTATCGGGCCCAAAATGCGCGGCGGTCCCATGGGTGGCTTCAATCAGAGGCCCGCGCCGTACACTCGAGGTGATCGTTTCGGTGGGATGAATCGCTTTAGCAACAATGGTCGAGGATCCAGAAATAGAG ACTTCGATAACGGCCCATGGGGAGGAAGCGGGAACAACTACGGATCTCGCGGCGGCAATATGGGAATGCGCGGCAGCATGGATATGAAGGGCGGCAATTACAGAGGCGGCAATAATGACTCCTGGGGCGGTAACTCCGGCGTGTACAGTATCCATATGCGAGGACTGCCGTTCAAGGCGACGGAACAAGACATAGCTGAT ttctTCAGACCAATCGAGCCGGTGAACGTCCGCATTATTCTTGAGAATGGCGGTCGTCCATCGGGAGAAGCTGACGTGGAATTCGCGACTCACGAAGAAGCTTtaaaagcaatgtgcaag GATAAAAGCCACATGTCGCACAGATATATCGAACTGTTCATGAACTCAACCGGCGGGTCGAGTAGCATGTCACTAAGCGGTATCGGCAATTTCTGTGGAG GCTTAGGTACCAACAACTTCAGGCCAGCATACTCGCCAAACAACAGAGGTTTCAACTCGCAGTTGGGCGGCAATAACTACAATAGTTTTTGA
- the Glo gene encoding heterogeneous nuclear ribonucleoprotein F isoform X1, giving the protein MSSGSGDHEEEGYVVKVRGLPWSTTVDEIMKFFGDCSISNGKNGVHMTTSREGRPSGEAYVEMDTPEDIEKACKRDRDHMGHRYIEVFKAKRGEMEWVVKRSGLNLENAMDDGCVRLRGLPFGCSKEEIAQFFSGLEILPNGISLPTDYTGRSTGEAYVQFVNKDVAERALQKHKEKIGHRYIEIFRSSLSEVRASIGPKMRGGPMGGFNQRPAPYTRGDRFGGMNRFSNNGRGSRNRGDSFHLSKYEDSRAGEYRNRDLLYNSRTNSLHFDNGPWGGSGNNYGSRGGNMGMRGSMDMKGGNYRGGNNDSWGGNSGVYSIHMRGLPFKATEQDIADFFRPIEPVNVRIILENGGRPSGEADVEFATHEEALKAMCKDKSHMSHRYIELFMNSTGGSSSMSLSGIGNFCGGLGTNNFRPAYSPNNRGFNSQLGGNNYNSF; this is encoded by the exons ATGTCGAGCGGCAGTGGGGATCACGAGGAGGAAGGATACGTTGTTAAGGTGCGCGGGCTGCCGTGGTCCACCACCGTGGACGAGATCATGAAGTTCTTCGGCGACTGTTCAATCTCGAATGGCAAGAATGGAGTTCATATGACTACGTCTCGTGAGGGACGCCCCAGTGGGGAAGCCTATGTGGAAATGGATACTCCGGAAGATATCGAGAAGGCATGCAAAAGAGATAGGGATCATATGGGCCATCGCTATATTGAAg tttttaaagcAAAACGCGGCGAGATGGAATGGGTCGTGAAGAGGAGCGGTCTTAATTTGGAGAACGCGATGGACGACGGTTGCGTGAGATTGCGCGGCCTGCCTTTTGGTTGTTCGAAAGAGGAAATTGCGCAATTCTTCTCAG GGTTGGAGATTTTGCCGAACGGGATTTCACTACCGACAGACTACACGGGCCGCAGTACTGGGGAGGCTTACGTTCAATTTGTTAACAAAGATGTTGCGGAGCGCGCTCTGCAGAAACACAAGGAAAAGATAGGACACAG ATATATCGAGATCTTCCGAAGCAGTTTATCCGAGGTACGCGCTAGTATCGGGCCCAAAATGCGCGGCGGTCCCATGGGTGGCTTCAATCAGAGGCCCGCGCCGTACACTCGAGGTGATCGTTTCGGTGGGATGAATCGCTTTAGCAACAATGGTCGAGGATCCAGAAATAGAGGTGATTCCTTTCATCTATCGAAGTACGAAGACTCTCGTGCAGGAGAATACCGTAATAGAGACTTATTATACAATTCACGTACTAATTCATTAC ACTTCGATAACGGCCCATGGGGAGGAAGCGGGAACAACTACGGATCTCGCGGCGGCAATATGGGAATGCGCGGCAGCATGGATATGAAGGGCGGCAATTACAGAGGCGGCAATAATGACTCCTGGGGCGGTAACTCCGGCGTGTACAGTATCCATATGCGAGGACTGCCGTTCAAGGCGACGGAACAAGACATAGCTGAT ttctTCAGACCAATCGAGCCGGTGAACGTCCGCATTATTCTTGAGAATGGCGGTCGTCCATCGGGAGAAGCTGACGTGGAATTCGCGACTCACGAAGAAGCTTtaaaagcaatgtgcaag GATAAAAGCCACATGTCGCACAGATATATCGAACTGTTCATGAACTCAACCGGCGGGTCGAGTAGCATGTCACTAAGCGGTATCGGCAATTTCTGTGGAG GCTTAGGTACCAACAACTTCAGGCCAGCATACTCGCCAAACAACAGAGGTTTCAACTCGCAGTTGGGCGGCAATAACTACAATAGTTTTTGA